A section of the Ogataea parapolymorpha DL-1 chromosome II, whole genome shotgun sequence genome encodes:
- a CDS encoding Basic helix-loop-helix (bHLH) protein, with amino-acid sequence MVQILLPGIVANIMSLGYNFDDTEAFLSSLNTDRPESDRSNPSNLLDFENSSGLDEYTKTDIKIEDEIDDWIDYGALQQKYVPQTAEDTPDSNNESVPMVSPPDSFTSMSETSSVNAKRATTNSKVTKLKKERHSHNVVEKKYRMNINNKILELRDAVPSLRVASGDKRIAATDLDGLTPALKLNKANILAKATEYIRHLESKNAYLMNEIHMLRSSLDNQMANNYTQQTQYFSPELQQQPQQNQYGSQNQTYVMNSSPVPVASKLLMGGMTAMVGTQLFEGFSDDSFKGLFLVPLHRIFPLVDSPQASVVFNYLRTLLFFGGLFLLLQPVYQFFAAPKEKAPTPIRTAFDVSLGELALDTLKMLGIKLRILKLDLTEELNGINSLNLYFEKWLVNTLSNQETMSYSTIWRPFFKYYIRSLAIDGRIIEVVKSNSSIQFHFNRLIVAKMVMMKVGEPLSSFLGLQRMLDSLMLGMVKDLKQIKDSAKYSDETARILKFVSNDIAFLDSEELFEKLIDVLKWRETNNNGSYIEEFLRNSEDSDLSLINLICAIRSSQILNELMKEYLSQLAESTSESEESGETQMDADTIYEKINSDSLVIPPACVKLQRLRIVLNSLLKPTAENARKTLEAAIGAVKDVVEFSEAIEQIEPVQQDESGVEDPTISKILQFAHQPLRPPKLANDETRLTLTCVLMLHFFEVGQVGQACRLVRYLSLSQSTETVSLLTLISVLRAVSVLGDHLDTLDGDLHSRQTVGSLVAFLRLHVGSTTKPSLVSKSMTDNSHHQLVDDAIDYDVRDLDYELKSSVSHKLVCLGRQLLGDSEL; translated from the coding sequence ATGGTACAGATTTTGTTGCCTGGAATAGTTGCCAACATTATGAGTTTGGGCTATAACTTTGACGATACAGAAGCGTTTCTGTCGTCGCTGAACACTGATCGGCCTGAGTCTGATAGGTCGAACCCGTCGAACctgctggattttgagaaTTCTTCAGGTCTGGACGAGTACACGAAAACCGATATCAAAATTGAGGATGAGATTGATGACTGGATAGATTATGGTGCCCTCCAACAGAAATATGTGCCGCAGACGGCCGAGGACACTCCGGATTCTAATAACGAGTCTGTGCCTATGGTATCGCCGCCGGATTCGTTTACCTCCATGTCCGAAACGTCCTCCGTTAACGCCAAAAGGGCGACTACAAACTCAAAGGTCACcaagttgaagaaagagcGGCACTCGCACAAtgtggtggagaaaaaatatcGGATGAATATCAATAACAAGATTCTTGAGCTCCGTGACGCAGTGCCGTCGCTTCGGGTCGCATCCGGAGACAAACGAATAGCAGCTACAGACCTGGACGGACTTACACCCGCgttgaagctgaacaaggCGAACATTCTCGCGAAAGCTACCGAATACATCCGCCACCTGGAGTCTAAAAATGCGTATTTAATGAACGAGATCCACATGCTGCGCTCTAGTCTTGATAACCAGATGGCAAACAATTATACCCAACAAACACAATACTTCAGTCCGGAACTGCAACAACAGCCTCAGCAAAATCAATACGGGAGCCAAAACCAAACTTATGTGATGAATTCATCTCCTGTTCCCGTGGCTTCCAAACTTCTTATGGGAGGGATGACAGCCATGGTTGGAACACAGCTGTTTGAGGGCTTCAGCGACGACAGCTTCAAAGGACTGTTTTTGGTGCCGTTGCATCGGATTTTCCCTCTTGTTGACTCTCCTCAGGCATCTGTGGTGTTCAATTATCTGCGGACGTTACttttctttggtggacTCTTCTTGCTGTTGCAACCCGTATACCAATTTTTCGCAGCTCCTAAGGAAAAGGCGCCGACTCCAATACGAACGGCATTTGACGTTAGTCTCGGGGAGCTGGCACTAGACACGCTGAAAATGCTGGGAATCAAGCTCAGAATTCTGAAGCTTGATCTAACGGAAGAATTGAATGGCATCAACTCGTTGAATCTGTACTTTGAAAAGTGGCTCGTCAACACGCTCTCGAATCAGGAAACAATGTCCTACAGCACTATTTGGAGGCCGTTTTTCAAGTATTATATTCGGTCGCTTGCTATCGATGGCCGCATCATTGAGGTAGTCAAATCTAATTCCAGTATCCAGTTCCACTTCAACAGGTTAATTGTTGCAAAGATGGTGATGATGAAAGTGGGAGAGCCCCTGAGCAGTTTTCTAGGGCTTCAGCGAATGCTCGACAGTTTGATGCTAGGAATGGTGAAAGATTTGAAACAAATCAAAGACTCGGCCAAGTATTCTGACGAGACTGCTCGCATTCTCAAATTCGTGAGTAACGATATCGCATTCTTGGATAGCGAAGAATTATTTGAAAAGCTGATCGATGTGCTGAAGTGGAGAGAGACCAACAACAACGGCTCTTACATTGAGGAGTTTCTCAGGAATTCTGAGGACTCTGATCTCTCCTTAATCAATCTGATTTGTGCCATTCGCTCCTCCCAgattttgaacgagctcatgAAAGAATACCTTTCGCAACTAGCTGAATCTACAAGCGAGTCCGAGGAGTCAGGCGAAACGCAAATGGATGCAGATACAATTtatgaaaaaatcaattCAGACAGCCTAGTGATACCGCCAGCCTGCGTCAAGCTTCAAAGATTAAGAATTGTACTGAACAGCTTGCTGAAGCCAACAGCCGAGAACGCCCGAAAAACTCTTGAGGCGGCAATCGGCGCCGTGAAGGATGTGGTCGAATTCAGCGAGGCGATTGAGCAGATCGAGCCCGTGCAACAAGACGAGTCTGGCGTTGAAGATCCGACCATCTCAAAAATTCTTCAGTTCGCACACCAGCCTCTGCGCCCTCCAAAACTTGCTAACGACGAAACAAGGCTTACACTCACTTGTGTGTTGATGCTGCACTTCTTTGAAGTTGGCCAGGTGGGCCAGGCGTGCCGTTTAGTGCGCTACTTGAGCCTTTCGCAGTCGACAGAGACAGTTTCATTGCTCACGTTAATCAGCGTTTTGCGAGCCGTAAGCGTCTTGGGTGACCATCTGGATACGCTTGATGGGGATCTCCACAGCAGGCAGACTGTGGGCTCGCTGGTTGCGTTCTTGCGGTTGCACGTTGGCTCGACCACAAAACCGTCCTTGGTTTCAAAATCTATGACGGATAACTCCCATCATCAGCTAGTGGACGATGCCATCGATTACGATGTGCGAGACTTAGATTATGAACTAAAGAGTAGCGTCAGTCACAAGCTAGTATGCCTGGGCAGACAACTTCTTGGTGACAGCGAGCTGTGA
- a CDS encoding Ubiquitin-conjugating enzyme E2 4 translates to MSLKRINKELSDLGRDPPSSCSAGPVGDDLYHWQASIMGPPDSPYAGGVFFLSIHFPTDYPFKPPKISFQTKIYHPNINSNGNICLDILKDQWSPALTISKVLLSICSLLTDANPDDPLVPEIAHIYKTDRAKYEATAKEWTKKFAI, encoded by the coding sequence ATGTCGTTGAAGAGAATCAATAAGGAACTCAGTGATCTCGGCAGAGATCCACCTTCGTCGTGCTCCGCAGGCCCTGTGGGTGACGATCTGTACCACTGGCAAGCGTCGATCATGGGTCCGCCAGACTCGCCGTATGCCGGCGGAGTGTTCTTCCTTTCGATCCACTTCCCTACAGACTACCCATTCAAGCCTCCTAAGATCTCTTTCCAGACGAAGATCTACCACCCAAATATTAATTCCAACGGAAACATCTGTCTCGACATTTTGAAAGACCAGTGGTCTCCAGCGCTGACAATCTCCAAGGTGTTGCTGTCTATCTGCTCGTTGCTCACAGACGCTAATCCGGATGATCCTTTGGTGCCAGAGATCGCCCACATCTACAAGACCGACCGTGCAAAATACGAGGCCACAGCCAAGGAGTGGAccaagaagtttgccaTCTAG